In the genome of Brienomyrus brachyistius isolate T26 chromosome 17, BBRACH_0.4, whole genome shotgun sequence, one region contains:
- the LOC125712078 gene encoding H(+)/Cl(-) exchange transporter 7-like — MEWIHIYSTLSFHRGVLFSLEEGASFWNQMLTWRIFFASMISTFTLNFFMSIYHNKPGDFSNPGLINFGRFDNDSTEYYLYEIPLFIVMGAFGGLLGALFNVLNYWLTILRIRYIHRPCLQVIEAILVAAVTATVFFTMIYFSNDCQPLGEDQLEEYPLQLFCADGEYNSMATIVFNTPERSVRSLFHSPAGSYNPVTLGIFTITYFFLACWTYGLAVSAGVFIPSVLIGAAWGRLFGILLASITAHNSIQTLADPGKYALIGAAAQLGGIVRMTLSLTVIMVEATGNVTYGLPIMLVLMTAKIVGDYFVEGLYDIHIKLQSVPFLHWDAPATSHSLTAREVMSSPVTCFNLVEKVGTIVDVLSNTSTNHNGFPVVSGLSDGCEPGKICGLILRSQLIVLLKHKVFVERARSRLNLRKLQLKDFRDAYPRFPPIQSIHVSQDERECMMDLTEFMNPTPYTVTQETSLPRVFKLFRALGLRHLIVVDSDNQVVGLVTRKDLARYHLGKDGLEELQLAQT, encoded by the exons atggaatggatccatatCTACtctacgttgtctttccaccg tggtgtccttttcagcttggaggagggagcctccttctggaaccagatgttgacctggagaatc ttcttcgcttccatgatctcgaccttcaccttgaacttcttcatgagtatctaccacaacaagccgggagattttagtaacccaggtctcatcaactttggacgctttgacaacgat agcacggagtactacctgtatgagattcctctgtttatcgtcatgggagccttcg gtggattgctgggagcactgttcaacgtcctgaactactggctcaccatcctcaggatcag gtatatccaccggccctgcctgcaggtgatcgaggccatactggttgctgccgtgacggccactgtgttcttcactatgatctacttctccaacgactgccagcccctgggggaggatcagctggaggaataccccttgcag ctgttctgtgctgatggcgagtacaattccatggccacgatcgtcttcaacaccccggagaggagtgtccgcagcctgttccacagccccgcag gttcctacaatcccgtgaccctgggaatcttcaccatcacctacttcttcctggcctgctggacatacggcctggctgtgtccgccggggtcttcatcccctcggtgctcatcggcgccgcctgggggcggctctttggcattttgctggcctccattacggcgcacaattccatacag accttggccgaccctgggaagtacgctctgattggagccgccgcccagcttg gtgggatcgtgaggatgaccctcagcctgactgtcatcatggtggaagccaccggaaatgtcacctacggcctacccataatgctggttctgatgacggcgaagatcgtgggcgattatttcgtggag gggctatacgacatccacatcaagctgcagagtgtgcccttcctgcactgggatgccccagccacctcccactccctgactgccag ggaggttatgagctctccagtaacctgcttcaacctggtggagaaagtgggcactattgtggatgtgctcagcaacacctcgaccaatcacaacgggttccctgtagtctccgggttgagtgatggctgtgag ccagggaaaatctgtggcttaatcctgcgttcccagcttatcgtgctcctgaaacacaag gtgtttgtggaacgggctcgttctcgtctcaatctgcgcaaactgcagctgaaggacttccgggatgcctaccctcgcttccctccgatccagtccatccatgtgtcccaagacgagagggagtgcatgatggacctgacggagttcatgaatcccaccccctacactgtcacgcag gagacgtcgcttcctcgtgtcttcaagctgttcagggcccttggtctgcggcacctcattgtggtggacagtgacaaccag gtggtgggactggtgacgcggaaggacctggcccgttaccacctgggcaaagacggcctggaggagctgcagctggcacagacgtga